The window CGTGTAGGTCGTCGAGAGCATGATGAGCAGGATCAGAATGCCCGGCAGGACGATGTTCGAGAGGTAGACGGAGTAGTCCAGCGTCGGGTTGTTGAGCGGATGCGCCTCGACGACGATGGGACGGATCACGGCCATCGCCGCCCGCTCGTCGTACCCTTTGGCATAGAGCGTCTCGCGGGTCAGCGCCAGCGAGAGAATCTCGGAGGCGGTCATCATGTCCTTCATCAGCAGGGTCCCCGGCACGAAATAGGCTTCGTTGGTGTAGAACGACACGCAGGGCTGTTTGCTGGCCATCGCCTTTTCGGTCGTGCCTTTCGGAATGTAGAAGAATCCGTATATCTCGCCCCGCTGCACCGCTTTGCGGGCTTCGGAGAAAGAGTCGTACTGATCCGCGAAGTCCGAAGCCTCGAACGCCTCCATCGTGCGTGCGAGGATGCGCGTGATGTGCGTGCGGTCCTCATCGACCAGTCCCATCGGGAGGCCGGTCGGCAGACCGGCCCGCATCAGCGACGTGAAGAAGACGACGCAGACCACCGGCATGACGATCATGCAGAACAGGAAGATGGGCCGGCGGGAGAAGATGCCCAACTCCCGCCGGAAAATAGCCGTCAGCCGTTCGATAGTTCCACGGTGTCTCATTCGATCTCGCTTTTACGAAGTACGGCCGACATGCCCGGGTGAAGCCCTTCGACGGGCGATGCGGGGCGGGTCCTCACCTCGAATGTCTTCAGGTCGAAGCGGTCGAGCGCCTTGGTGGCCTTCCACACGGCGAAGCTGCCCACGTCCTTCATGCGCGTGATACGCACCGGAACGGCGATGTCGAGCGCCGGGAGGTAGGCCGTCAGCTCCCGTCCGACAGCGATACCCGGCAGCAGGTCTTCGCGGATGTTGAACGTGAACCACACGTCGTCCATACGGGCCACGTTCATAATCGGCGCTCCCGTGCCGACCAGTTCGCCGACCTCGGGAAAAATCTCCGTCACCAGTCCGTCGTCCGAGGCCGTGAGTATCGTCTCGTTCAGGTAGGAGGTCACCTCGGCGATGGCTCCCCGGGCCCGCGACACCTGCGCCTCGGCAGCCAGCCGGTCCTCCCGGCGGGCGCCGTTCACGGCCATGTCGTACTGCGCCCTGGCGGCACGCTCCGTAGCGGCGGAGGCTTCGTATCTGGCCTGCGCCTCGTCGAATTTCTGGGCGGCGACAACTCCCTCGCCGTGCAGGCGTTCGATGCGCCGGAAGGTCTTTTCCGCCACCTGCAAACCCGCCCGGGCCTGCTGCCAAACCTCGTAGGCGGCCTGGATCTGCTCCTGCCGCGAACCGTTGCGGGCCTTCAGCTCCAACGCTTCGGCAGCCGAACGGGCCGCCTCGGCCTGCGCCAGCCGCGCGGCCATGTCGGGAGCCTCCATGACGGCGAGCGTGTCGCCCCTCCGCACGCAGTCGCCCTCGGCGACCCGGATTTGCAGCACGCGCGACGGCACCTTGCACGACACGCGGTAGTCGGTCGTTTCGACCTCGCCCTGAATATACTCCTCCCGCTCGGGCAGCGAGAGCCCGATGACGATGACGACCGCGATCACCGCAAGCATGGATACGGCCGTCAAAAGAATCCCTTTTTGCTGTTTGTTCGTTTTCATATGCGTCTTGTTGTTTGAATTATTTCAATGTACCCAGCGCCTTGCGCAGATAGAGATCGGCGAGCAGCACGTCGATGCGGGCGGTGAGCCGCTCCGAATGGGCGGAGAGCCATGCGGTCTGCGCCTCCAGCACGTTGCTGACGGGGATGACCCCTTCCTGCATGCCGAGGGTGGCGCAGCGCAGGTTCTCATCGGCCTCCGCCTGGCTGCGCGTGGCGGCCGCATACCGCTCGGTCGCCTCCCGCATTTTCTGACGGCTCTGCGTCACCTGCAACTCGACCTTCTCGGCCGCCTCCTCGAACTGATACGCGGCAATGGCGGCTTCGCGGCGGGCGGCCTGCACCTTGTGGTGGCGCTCGCCCCAGGTCAGAATGGGAATCTTCACCACCACGCCGACATTCCACAGTCCGTTGAATTTTTTCTGGAATCCGTTGGTGAGCGAGGGGTTGCTCGTCAGATAACCGCCTGTGAGCGCTACATTGGGCATGAATTCGGAGCGGGCGATCGTCACCTTGTGCTTCCCGATCCGCTGCGCCATGTCGAGGCTGCGGAGTTCGGGACGGTTTTCCAACGCCGTCTCCAAGTCGGCGGCAGTCGTCCCGACCGGCAGTTCCGCGGCTTCATCCCGCAGCCGGACTTCCGTCGTCAAATCCAAGCCGCACAACTGGCAGAGCAGCATCCGGGACAGGGCGAGCCCGTTATCGACCTGAATGAGCGCCACCTCCGCCTCGTTGACCTTCACCTTGATGCTCAGTCCGTCGGCCTTGGTGGCCATCCCCGCCTCGATCAGCTGCCCGACATCGCCGTCGAGCTTCCACACCAGTTCGAGGTAGCTCTCGGCCAGCCGCTTTTTCGATTGCAGGGCGACGATCTGCCAATAGGTGCGATCGACTTCGAGAATCACCTCTTGCAGCTGCTGATCGTGCTGGCTGCGGGCGATCTGCTCCGCAAAACGGGTGATCTTGTCATAGGCCGCGATCTTGCCGCCCATGTAAACCGGCTGGGTCAGCATCACCGACACCACGGTCATGTTCCGCGTATCGGTACGCAGACCATCGACCAGACTCGTCCCGAAAGCGTCGAGACCTCCGGCAAGCGAACCCGCGACGGGCCCGAACTGCTCGCCCAGCGAAGGATACTGCTGCAAAATGCCCTGCAACTGCCCGGAGGCGTTCGTGCCGAGGCGCCCCAGCGTATTTTTCTGTTCGTCGCTGAGCAGCGACAATTCGTCCGACGTATGCAGGTAGGCTCCTGCCGCCGAAATCCGGGGCAGGTAGTTCGTGAAGGCGGCCTTGCGCCGATGACAGGCCGCCTGCTCCCTCTCGCCCGCCATGCGCAGCTCCTTGTTGTTCTGGATGGCCAAAGTCCGGCACTCCCCGATCGAAAGCTCCGTCGTCCGGGCCTGCACCGCGACCGCCGCAACGAGCAGCCATCCCGTCAAGATTCGTGTTTTCATATTCGTGCATTTGATTCGGCTGCAAAAATGAACCATCCGCACGAATCCGCGGTTATCCATCCGTACGGGAAGAGGGCCGAAATTCCACACGCCGCGGAAATCGGTAAATATCGGACACTCGACAAGCGGTTTCGGCCACCCGCCGTATCCGAAAAGGACTTATTTTTGTCCTTCGGAACAATTCTGTATAAACTGAATCATATGCGACCCGAATCCAACAGCGAAGAACCTTTCAAGTTTCTGTCGGAACATTTCGTCATCTTCGAAAACGCAAGGGATTTCGTCCGGCTCGACGATCAAAAGGGCTGGCGCATGCTGCTTTTTTGCATCGACGGACGTTTTCAGATCGAAGTGAACGGCACGCCCTACACCATCGAACCGAACGACATCGCATTCTGCACGCCCGACAAGATAGTCACCCGCACGATGATGAGCCCCGATTTCAAGGGGTATCTGTTCGGCTGCTCAGCGAACTTCTCCAAACGGATTTTTCCGAACTCGGCGGATTTATGGAACAAGGTGTTCTATATGAGCCGCAATTTCAAGATTCACCTCTCCGACAGGGAATCCGTCGAATTGCTGGAGGATTATCATTTTCTCAAACGGAAAATCACACGCATCGACCATCTCTATTACGACGAAATCATACGCTGTCTGCTGCAAGCGTTCCTCTACCAGACGGCGCATGTGCTCGACAACCATGTCGAGGCGGAAACGACCGCCGAAGAGCCGCTTCAATCCCGGCACCAGATCTGCCAGGCGTTCATCGACCTGCTCTCCTCAACCAAACCCGTGCCGCGCTCGGTGCAATGGTATGCCGAGCGGCTCTGCAAAACTCCGCGTTATCTCTCGACGGCGGTCAAGCGCGCCAGCGGCCGAAGCGCTTCGGAATGGATTCACGAAGCCCTGACGCGCGAGGTGGCCGACGCGCTGAAAAATTCCCCGAAAAGCATCAAGGAGATCTCCGACGAGCTCGACTTTCCGAATCTTTCGTTCTTCGGCCGTTATGTCCGTCAGCGGTTGGGATGTTCGCCGTCCGAGTTCCGGCAGCGGAAAAACAATCCGCAATAGCCCTTTCGCTCCGGTCCGGATTTCGTCTGAAGTCATGGGGCATAAAACAGATTATCCCGCACGAAACGGCCATCATCCCCGAAATGGAGACCGTAGTAAATCAACAGGATAAATTCCACACTGCAAAAAGCGAGAGCCCGATAATCGACGATTATCGGGCTCTTGGCATATATCTGCTGAACGCTATTCTACGACAAAGATCGGGATTCCGAACAGGAAGGCCGTTTTCTTCAACGGCCCGAGCAGATGTCCGACCCCGATGGCGCAATGATGAGAAGGACCTGCTTTGCACCAGGCATCCATGAATTTCCGGGCTCCGCATCCGAAGCGATAACGGCTGTTGGTATTGCCGATCTGTAAGGTCGGACCCTCGACCGCTTCGCCTTCGGCAGCCAACAGGTAAACACCCTTTCCGTCCTCGCAGACCGAAAGCAACGTCACCGGCCCTTGTTTCACCGACATCTGAATCGAAAGACCCTTTCCGGGCTTGCCGTGATAGACCGGCAACGGCACAAGGCCGACGCGGCCTTCGGAAATCTCGAAATGGGCCGGTCCGTCATGTCCCAACATCACGATATCATCGTTGAAATCCATTGCATAGAACTCCGAGAACGATCCTCCAGCACCCAACAACGACAGAATCTTCATCGCCTGGGCATTTTTCACCTCGCACTCGCCGGCAACGGGGATGCCGCGCCCCGTAAGCAACGTATTCCCGGCGATTACGGAAGTCGCAATATCTTCATACGCACCTTCGCCCTCGTAATAATAAGCCATTGCCCCGAGCCGGTGGTTTTCGACCATCCGGTCCAATGCCGCCGATGTCGCCGCCGCTCGCCGAAGTTCCGAATCTTCGCATTCCGGACTCACCTCGAAGTTCGAGCGGAATTCCCCGAGCTTGGCATTCACATCATCCTCGGTCAACTGCTCCCGGAAACGTTTCAACTCACACATCTCCAACATCTCCAAATGCGTCCCGAAGACAGCGGACTGGCGCGTGATGTCGGTATAAACGTCGAGCATGCCCCCGTAATAATGGCCCAGAATACCCAGCCGGTTCTCACGCATGCCCCGGTAAACTTTCGCCGCGGCCACCCACTCCCCGATCTGTTCCCAGGCCGAAGCGTCTTTCAGGTAACCGGTGACGATGTCATAACGCAACCCGGCCCGGTTGAACACGTTGGCGATCTCCGGAACGGAGCAAGCCTGACAGTTCTCCAACCACATTCCGGTCATCCGTCCCCGGTCGCCGAGTGCATTGATCTTCCGGTAGTCGATGGCGGCCGAAGGCTGCAAGTTCAACACGATGACGGGGCATCCGATGCGCTGGGCCACGGGCAGAATCGTCGAGGAGAGACAATAAGTGGCGACATACAAAAATACGAGATCCACCTCCCGCCGGGCCAGCAGAGACGCTGCCGCGAGCGCCTTTTCGGGCGAATCCACCATGCCCCCATCGACGACCTCGACGTTGCCCGTTCTTTCGATCCCGGCAACGATCTCCGCCCTGTAAGCGTTCAGATGGTCGCGAAGACCTTCGAACTGGTTCCAATACGTATCGAGTCCCGTAGCAAAGAGCCCGATACGGGCCCGTGTCGTTGTGTGTTCCATAAAATCATCAAATGCAAGTAACGAATTTTCAGCAAAGCTATGGAATTCATCGCAAGCACTATTTCTCGCATTGATTTGATGATTTCATTTTCTGACATGAAATTTTGTCAAAATATAAAGCCCCATATAAACATTTATTCCTATAATTGCACTGGAGATTTCAAAATTTGCCGATATCATTTTCTCACAATGGAAGAAAGCCACGTAAAATACCTGATGTCGAACGACCAGGATATGCTTTGGGGAATGGTCGTAACCACGGCCGGGCACCAGAACATCCCGCCGCAAGCCGAATACCCGTCGCGCAACCACCCCACCCGCTATCTCTTTTCAACCGAAAAGGGGCGAGTCCTCAACGAATACCAACTGGTATACATCACCCGGGGCAGAGGACAGTTCGTGTCCACCCGGCAAAAGGAGTGTGAAATCCGGGAGGGGGACATGTTCCTGCTCTTTCCGGGAGAATGGCACAACTACCGTCCCGATCCGCACACCGGATGGCACGAATCCTGGGTCGGATTCACGGGGCCGGACATCGAAAAACGGGTGGCAGCGCGGTTTTTCGTCCGGGAGAAGGCCGTGTTCAGCATCGGCATCCACGAGGAGATATACCACCTCTACCGCTGGGCCGCAACGGTAGCACAACAACAGGGGTCGGGCCATCAACAGATTCTGGCCGGAATCGTCAACCTCCTGCTCGGGTTCGCGTACAGCGAGGACAGACAGATGGCTTTCCGTGACAAGAACATCGACGGGCAGATCGCCAAAGCGAAAATCCTGATGCAGGAGAACATCGAACAAAATCTGCCGGGAGAAGCGATCGCCAGGCAGATCGGGATGGGATACTCCTGGTTCCGGCGCATATTCAAGGAGTACACGGGGTTCGCCCCAAACCAATACATGCAGGAGCTGAAGATATCAAAATCCAAGGAACTGCTAACCAACTCCGAAATGAACTGTCAGCAGATCGCATATGCCGTGGGGTTCGAAACGCCCTCATACTTCAACATCGTATTCAAAAAGAAAACAGGAATGACCCCTTCCAAATACAGGGAATTCACACAAGGAAGCCTCCTGAAACCACAGAACGAACTGAACCTACAATCCTAAATACTATGACGAAATACATTGCATGCGCATTGGCCTGCATGATACTGCCATACTACATAAAGGCAACGCCGAACAGTGTGCTGACCGCAGGCTGCCACACGATCTCCCTGAAAACGCCCGGAAACCCGGCTGTCGATCATCCCCTCACACCACGCCCCGGAAACGGCCGCTTTCTGCTGGAAGCGGAACGCAGGCTCCCGGTCTCCATCGTCGCCACCGAAACACCGCACGACGAAGGCAGCACGGTCGAAATATGCATCACCGCCCTGAAAGAGGTCTGGTTCCAATACAGCCAGACATTCGACACCGGATTCGCCCACGACGAATGCCAGTTCCTGATGCCGGGGTTCTGGTACCGTCAGAATCTTCGGTCGCCGAAGGAGGCGCCCTCATTCCACACGTCCGACAGCTGGACTGTCCGCGAAGACCGCCTCAGCACCCCGCTGACAGGCATCTTCGATCCCGCCAGCGGAAAATACCACACGGTGCTGCGTGTATGCGGAGCCGGCTGCGATGCTCTGACGACCCACAAAAGCGGAGAGGTGATGCTCTCGGGCAATACGTCGATCGGATTCACGGGCTTCGAGAACATCGCAGGCCGGGCTGCGCTCCGCTTCGGATTCCCCTATCAGGAGACCCCCTATTGCTATATCAGTAAACTCACGCTGGCTCCGCCGGTCCGGGCCTACCAACACCTGCCCGAAGGCACGACGATCATCCTCCGCTGGGAACTCCGCCACGGAACGGCCGCGGATTTTTCCGAGTTCGTGCGGAATACCTGGGAATACAGCTACGACAGTCTGCTGCCGGAGGCCCCCGAACCGGCCTATTCGGACGAACGGATGAAGGAGGCGCTGACAGGCTATTTCACAGCGGCTTATGTGGACAGTTATCCGCTGAAATACATGTCCGGAGAACAACTCCGCACAGCCGACTGCGAGCCCAACGGCCGTGCGGAAGTCGGCTTCGTAGGACGGGTGCTGCTCAATGCGTTTAACGCCCTCGAATACGGATACGAACATGGCCGCACCGATCTCATCGACATAGCAAAGCAGACGTTCAACAGCTACGAACGCAACGGATTCTCCGCCGGAGGTTTCATCCGGGAGTTCGTCGATTTCAAACGCGGCACCGAAACCGATGTTTTCAGCATCCGCCGTCAGAGCGAAGGCATTTATGCACTGCTCCACTACCTGCATTACGAAAAAAAGCATGGCCGCAAACATCCCGGACTGGAACGGAAAATAACCTCCATTCTGAACGCATTCCTGCAATTGCAGGCCAATGACGGCAGTTTCCCCCGGAAATTCCATGACGACCGAACGACCGTCGATGCCAGCGGAGGAAGCACGCCTTCGGCCACCCTCCCGCTGGTCATGGCCTACCGCTACTTCGGCGACAAGCGCTACCTCACGGCCGCCGAAAAAACAGCCCGTTACCTCGAATCGGAGATCATCGACAAAGCCGACTATTTTTCATCGACGCTCGATGCCAACTGCGAAGACAAGGAGGCTTCGCTCTATGCGGCAACGGCCATGTACTACCTGGCGTTGGCCGGCGACCGGGAATCCCGCAGCCATTACGCCGCCTTAGCCCGCAAGGCCGCCTATTTCGCGCTTTCGTGGTACTACCTCTGGGACGTACCATTCGCTCCGGGGCAGATGCTCGGAGACCTGGGACTGAAAACACGAGGCTGGGGAAACGTTTCGGTCGAAAACAACCACATAGACGTATTCGTCTTCGAATTCTGCTCGGTGCTCGACTGGCTGGGACGAGAGTTCGGCGAGAGACGTTTCTCCGATTTCGCCCAAGTGATCGAAAACTCTATGCGGCAGCTACTTCCAACGAAAGAACGGCTGTGCGGCATCGCAAAACCGGGTTACTATCCCGAAGTCGTACAACACACCAACTGGGATTACGGGAAAAACGGCAAGGGATTCTACAACGACATTTTCGCACCGGGCTGGACCGTAGCTTCGCTCTGGGAAATGCTTACCCCCGGACGTGCCGAGCGGTTCCTGAACAGGAAATAACGACATCCCTGAAAACAGACATCCCGGGACTTTTCGTCCCGGGATGTTCATTGTCACAAAGTGCTCTACCGCACCGGCCAGTAGATCGTATAACGCTCGAAATGAACCCGATAAAACGGTTCGATCTCAATATCCCGGAATTCCTCCCCGTCGAATCCGAACGTAAGGGGATCGTCTCCGATCTTCACCACATGCGATGCGATGGTTTCAGCCGTCCAAGGCACGAAAGTCCGCGCCGGCATCGGGATCACATTGTTGGCTCCATTGTCGATTCCCCGCCAAAACGAAGCGGGCAGAGAATCCGTACCCATACGTCCGGCCAGTACATAGGGGCCGTAAAGCAACGCCGAATAACGCTCCGAGCCGGGCAGCTTCTCCGCCGTGACACGCGGATGAAAACCGATCGTCAGCGTATCCGCCCCGCTCCACGGTTCCCGAACGACCCAATAACCGGCCGAATCCGTTTCGGGCACGATCACCCGGCCGTTGAGCGTCAGCATAGCCTCCGGCGACCACGAAGGTTTGCGCACCAACAGACCCAAATCCCGCTCCCGCCCGGTTTGCAGGATCAAGGTCACCTCCGGCGACTCCGGCATCGAAGCCTGCTGGATCAGGGAGATGTCCCGCTCCTTCCACGTTACGGCCGCCGGCACGAACAGATTGACCATCAGATCACGTCCCTGTTTCGTGAAAACCATTCGGTTCAGTTTGGCGGGAGTTTCCAAACCGGACTGGTTGCAGCACCAGAACGAATGGTCCTCCGAACCGTAGACCCGATAGTGCGCCGGGCGCATCGGTGTAAAATAGACACACATCCCTTTGCAAGGATCGTATGCCGAAAGAATATGATTCAGCAACACCCGCTCGTAATACTCCGCCATCCGGGCTTCCGGGCGCTGTGCGAACAGTGCTTCGGTCAGGCGCATCATATTCACCGAATTGCAGGTCTCGGGCCCGCCCTGCTGCAATACCTTCTCTTCGAAGCCGGACTCGGGAAAGAAATGTTCTCCGGTACTGTTACCGCCGATCACCCAACTGTGGCGCGTCGTGACGATCTCCCAGAAATTACGCGCGGCCCGGTCGAAACGCACATCCCCGGTATGGGTGTAGTACTTTTCAAATCCGGTGAATTTGGGTATCTGCGTATTGGCATGCCAGCCGTTCAGAATATCCTTCCCCTCGGAAAGGGGAACCCACATACTCCGGTCGTTAAGGCGTCCGGCCCATTCCAGGTAACGCAACTCCCC of the Alistipes senegalensis JC50 genome contains:
- a CDS encoding helix-turn-helix domain-containing protein, which produces MRPESNSEEPFKFLSEHFVIFENARDFVRLDDQKGWRMLLFCIDGRFQIEVNGTPYTIEPNDIAFCTPDKIVTRTMMSPDFKGYLFGCSANFSKRIFPNSADLWNKVFYMSRNFKIHLSDRESVELLEDYHFLKRKITRIDHLYYDEIIRCLLQAFLYQTAHVLDNHVEAETTAEEPLQSRHQICQAFIDLLSSTKPVPRSVQWYAERLCKTPRYLSTAVKRASGRSASEWIHEALTREVADALKNSPKSIKEISDELDFPNLSFFGRYVRQRLGCSPSEFRQRKNNPQ
- a CDS encoding ABC transporter permease, which codes for MRHRGTIERLTAIFRRELGIFSRRPIFLFCMIVMPVVCVVFFTSLMRAGLPTGLPMGLVDEDRTHITRILARTMEAFEASDFADQYDSFSEARKAVQRGEIYGFFYIPKGTTEKAMASKQPCVSFYTNEAYFVPGTLLMKDMMTASEILSLALTRETLYAKGYDERAAMAVIRPIVVEAHPLNNPTLDYSVYLSNIVLPGILILLIMLSTTYTIGLEWKQRTQRKWFRMADYSVTTALVGKLLPQTVLYVLMILFYDVYLYRFMGFPCNCGIAAMMGIGILTVLASQAFGVFLFGVFSGQMRLAMCLSSLWGILSFSLAGFTYPTTAMTPVLGRLAALFPLRHYYLLYVDQALNGYPIACAWPSVVALLLFIMLPLAVNGRYRAAFLKYHYKP
- a CDS encoding HlyD family secretion protein, which translates into the protein MKTNKQQKGILLTAVSMLAVIAVVIVIGLSLPEREEYIQGEVETTDYRVSCKVPSRVLQIRVAEGDCVRRGDTLAVMEAPDMAARLAQAEAARSAAEALELKARNGSRQEQIQAAYEVWQQARAGLQVAEKTFRRIERLHGEGVVAAQKFDEAQARYEASAATERAARAQYDMAVNGARREDRLAAEAQVSRARGAIAEVTSYLNETILTASDDGLVTEIFPEVGELVGTGAPIMNVARMDDVWFTFNIREDLLPGIAVGRELTAYLPALDIAVPVRITRMKDVGSFAVWKATKALDRFDLKTFEVRTRPASPVEGLHPGMSAVLRKSEIE
- a CDS encoding glycoside hydrolase family 127 protein, with protein sequence MKRHYYWLGLAVLCLSAFAGCDASRGPKVAPCIADRVAWFAPDEVNLLPGPLLELQEQGRDYLLWLQPDSLLHFFRIEAGLAPKAQPYAGWESEDVWGVGPLRGGFMGYYLSGLSLMYRATGDERLLRRLEYTLSELEACRKAGGDGYIMAIADGRELFRRVAAGEIRTDNPTVNGAWAPLYLINKMLHGLRAAYVEAGQRQALTLMTSLADWFGYGVLDKLTDEQVQRLLVCEHGSINESYLDVYELTGELRYLEWAGRLNDRSMWVPLSEGKDILNGWHANTQIPKFTGFEKYYTHTGDVRFDRAARNFWEIVTTRHSWVIGGNSTGEHFFPESGFEEKVLQQGGPETCNSVNMMRLTEALFAQRPEARMAEYYERVLLNHILSAYDPCKGMCVYFTPMRPAHYRVYGSEDHSFWCCNQSGLETPAKLNRMVFTKQGRDLMVNLFVPAAVTWKERDISLIQQASMPESPEVTLILQTGRERDLGLLVRKPSWSPEAMLTLNGRVIVPETDSAGYWVVREPWSGADTLTIGFHPRVTAEKLPGSERYSALLYGPYVLAGRMGTDSLPASFWRGIDNGANNVIPMPARTFVPWTAETIASHVVKIGDDPLTFGFDGEEFRDIEIEPFYRVHFERYTIYWPVR
- a CDS encoding L-fucose/L-arabinose isomerase family protein — its product is MEHTTTRARIGLFATGLDTYWNQFEGLRDHLNAYRAEIVAGIERTGNVEVVDGGMVDSPEKALAAASLLARREVDLVFLYVATYCLSSTILPVAQRIGCPVIVLNLQPSAAIDYRKINALGDRGRMTGMWLENCQACSVPEIANVFNRAGLRYDIVTGYLKDASAWEQIGEWVAAAKVYRGMRENRLGILGHYYGGMLDVYTDITRQSAVFGTHLEMLEMCELKRFREQLTEDDVNAKLGEFRSNFEVSPECEDSELRRAAATSAALDRMVENHRLGAMAYYYEGEGAYEDIATSVIAGNTLLTGRGIPVAGECEVKNAQAMKILSLLGAGGSFSEFYAMDFNDDIVMLGHDGPAHFEISEGRVGLVPLPVYHGKPGKGLSIQMSVKQGPVTLLSVCEDGKGVYLLAAEGEAVEGPTLQIGNTNSRYRFGCGARKFMDAWCKAGPSHHCAIGVGHLLGPLKKTAFLFGIPIFVVE
- a CDS encoding helix-turn-helix domain-containing protein; the encoded protein is MEESHVKYLMSNDQDMLWGMVVTTAGHQNIPPQAEYPSRNHPTRYLFSTEKGRVLNEYQLVYITRGRGQFVSTRQKECEIREGDMFLLFPGEWHNYRPDPHTGWHESWVGFTGPDIEKRVAARFFVREKAVFSIGIHEEIYHLYRWAATVAQQQGSGHQQILAGIVNLLLGFAYSEDRQMAFRDKNIDGQIAKAKILMQENIEQNLPGEAIARQIGMGYSWFRRIFKEYTGFAPNQYMQELKISKSKELLTNSEMNCQQIAYAVGFETPSYFNIVFKKKTGMTPSKYREFTQGSLLKPQNELNLQS
- a CDS encoding TolC family protein, translated to MKTRILTGWLLVAAVAVQARTTELSIGECRTLAIQNNKELRMAGEREQAACHRRKAAFTNYLPRISAAGAYLHTSDELSLLSDEQKNTLGRLGTNASGQLQGILQQYPSLGEQFGPVAGSLAGGLDAFGTSLVDGLRTDTRNMTVVSVMLTQPVYMGGKIAAYDKITRFAEQIARSQHDQQLQEVILEVDRTYWQIVALQSKKRLAESYLELVWKLDGDVGQLIEAGMATKADGLSIKVKVNEAEVALIQVDNGLALSRMLLCQLCGLDLTTEVRLRDEAAELPVGTTAADLETALENRPELRSLDMAQRIGKHKVTIARSEFMPNVALTGGYLTSNPSLTNGFQKKFNGLWNVGVVVKIPILTWGERHHKVQAARREAAIAAYQFEEAAEKVELQVTQSRQKMREATERYAAATRSQAEADENLRCATLGMQEGVIPVSNVLEAQTAWLSAHSERLTARIDVLLADLYLRKALGTLK